The genomic DNA GACTGGCCGGGGCCGCCCTTGATGACTTCCATCGGGTTGAGACGGAAGGAGAGCAGAACTGCTTTCTTCAGCCATTGGTTGACTTGCCAGTTGCCGTCCGCCTGTTTTTCTGCGACACGGGCTTCACCGCGGTCGAGCAGAACGAGCGATTGTTCGACGGCTTCGCGCACTTCGCCGCGCGTTGCCGTGTTGATACCGTCGCGCTCGTCAAAAGCCTTGTCGATTGTCTTCTCAAGGGAGGCGAGGTCTGGCTTGGTCATAGGGTGCGATCTCCATGAAGGGGCGGCGGAAGGCAGGCGTGGACAAGTCCGGCCTGTTTGCTGGGAAATTGATTAAGCGAAGGCGCCATGAGGGTCAATGTCGTTCGTGATCCGATTGCAGTGCCACGTTTGAGACAGATTAAGCATTTAGCGCCAGAATGGATGCTGTTATACCAAAACCCGATGAGCTTGACTCATCGAGTTTTGGATAAGCCCGTGCGGCAATTGAGCATTTTCAGGGCGCGATGCGTCAGCATCTCAGCGCCCTGGTATTACGCGTTGAATGGCGATAATGAAGGAGCAGGTGAGAGCATGAACCCGATGGAGAAGTCTGGCTGGACGCCATTCCCGAATTCTGAGGAAGCGGTCAAGCAGGCGCGCACCGTACCGCAGACGCCACAGACCGAAGCCCCTGCCTATCGCCTTGCTTTCACGGACGATGATTTCCTGACGCGGCGCGAACTGCGGCCGATCCGGCTGCAGCTTGAGCTTCTGAAACCTGAAATGATTCTGGCCGACCGGGGTATCAAGTCCACTGTCGTCATGTTTGGTGGTGCGCGCATTCCGGAGCCCGGCGGCGAGGCATGGGCAGCCAAGAACGAGGTTCAGAAGAAGAACCTTGAAGCCAATGCGCATTATTACGAAGAAGCGCGCAAATTCGCGCGGCTTTGTTCCGAATATTCGGCAACGACCTATTATCGCGAATTCATCGTGGTGACGGGCGGCGGTCCCGGCGTCATGGAAGCAGGCAATCGCGGAGCCGCCGATGTCGGTGCGCCGACGATCGGTCTCAACATTGTGCTGCCGCATGAACAGGCGCCCAACGCCTATGTTACGCCTGACCTTTGCTTCAACTTCCATTATTTCGCGATCCGCAAGATGCATTTCCTGATGCGGGCCAAGGCGATCTGCGTGTTCCCCGGCGGCTTTGGAACGATGGACGAGCTTTTCGAGGCGATGACCCTGATCCAGACCAACCGTATGGAGCGCGTGCCGCTGATCCTGTTTGGCAAGGAATTCT from Brucella anthropi ATCC 49188 includes the following:
- a CDS encoding LOG family protein, which encodes MNPMEKSGWTPFPNSEEAVKQARTVPQTPQTEAPAYRLAFTDDDFLTRRELRPIRLQLELLKPEMILADRGIKSTVVMFGGARIPEPGGEAWAAKNEVQKKNLEANAHYYEEARKFARLCSEYSATTYYREFIVVTGGGPGVMEAGNRGAADVGAPTIGLNIVLPHEQAPNAYVTPDLCFNFHYFAIRKMHFLMRAKAICVFPGGFGTMDELFEAMTLIQTNRMERVPLILFGKEFWTKAINIEFLAEQGTISPADIELLNFVETADEAWEQIKDFYKL